In Streptomyces camelliae, the sequence GTCGCCGCACGGCCCCGCTCGATGTCGGGGCGGACCTCGTCCGCCGTGAGCGCGTAGCCGGTCTCGGCGTCGTCCAGGGACTTGGCGAACACCACGCCGTACACCCTGCCGTCGGGCGTGAGCAGCGGGCCGCCGGAGTTGCCCTGGCGGACGATCGTGTACAGCGAGTAGACGTCACGGCTGACCGTGCCGCGGTGGTAGATGTCCGGACCGTTGGCCGTGATGCGCCCGCGCACGCGCGCGGCGCGCACATCGTACGAGCCGTTCTCCGGGAAGCCCGCGACGATCGCGCCGTCGCCGCCGGCCGCCTCCCGGCCGGAGAATCGCAGCGCCGCCGCCCTGAGGTCCGGTACGTCGAGTACGGCGATGTCGCGCTTCCAGTCGTACAGGACGACCTTGGCGTCGTACCTGCGGCCCTGACCGCCGATCTGCACGGTGGGCGCGTCGACCCCGCCGACCACGTGCGCGTTGGTCATGACGCGGCGGTCGGCGAAGACGAAGCCGGTGCCCTCCAGGACCTTGCCGCAGCTCTCGGCGGTGCCGGTGACCTTGACGATGGAGTCCTGGGCGCGGGCGGCGACCCCACTGCCGGCGAGGGCCGGGTCGGG encodes:
- a CDS encoding MarP family serine protease — protein: MNALDILLLVAAVWFAVVGYRQGFVVGILSVIGFLGGGLVAVYTLPVIWDAVTDKATVGTTAAVVAVVVVIVCASVGQALTTHLGNKLRRYITWSPARALDATGGALVNVVAMLLVAWLIGSALAGTTLPTLGKEVRGSKVLLGVSRALPAQANTWFADFSTVLAQNGFPQVFSPFANEPIKDVQPPDPALAGSGVAARAQDSIVKVTGTAESCGKVLEGTGFVFADRRVMTNAHVVGGVDAPTVQIGGQGRRYDAKVVLYDWKRDIAVLDVPDLRAAALRFSGREAAGGDGAIVAGFPENGSYDVRAARVRGRITANGPDIYHRGTVSRDVYSLYTIVRQGNSGGPLLTPDGRVYGVVFAKSLDDAETGYALTADEVRPDIERGRAATEEVGTDSCAL